DNA from Carboxydocella sporoproducens DSM 16521:
CCTACTACCGCGACTACCCCTTTAATAGCACCAGATTTAATAGCATCCAGCAGGGGATTCAGGCTACCGCCCAGAGCAGAAGCTATGCTTTCCAGGCCAAAGCCTGCTACCACCGGCTTCTGGTTGACCGGAATCACCACATCCTTGCCCCGGTTCTTGTAAGCAGCAATAGCCATTTTCACGATTTCCCGGGCCTGTTCTGCCACTTTTTCCGGCTTGTAATCGATATTGGTTTCCACCCCGGCCATGCGCAGAATGTGGGATACGGAGATCAGTTTAGTGTGGAAGCGGTCAGCCACATATTTCAAGGCCGGAATCGAGCAGTTCATATCCATCATTACCAGATCCACCGCACCGGTAGCAATCATAAATTCCTGGGTTATCCAGTTACCCAGCTGGCCGGCATAGCCGGAACGATTGTGGGCATTTCTCTGCATCAGCTCCTGACCGGTACACATGGAACCATAGACCTTGATGCCTTTGGCGCCAGCGGCTTCCGCCAGCTTAATCAGTTCCGGATCATTGACGGCCTCAATCACGGCAGTGGCCATCAAAGGCACGTGTCCGTGAGCTACAATATTGACCGTATCAGGATCCAGAATGCCCAGGTCTGCCGCGCTCTTCACCAATTTCGGAGAGCCCAGCAGGATGTCCTGCAGGGTGATGGTTGCTACCAGACCCATGTAACCGGCAGCAATGCCAAGCCGCAAAGTAGTGAGTAACAGATCTACCGGGTCACTGGTGATGTTGGACATGGTTTTGGTCAAAGCATCCCGCACCTCGGACAGAGGACCGCCGGGAACAATCCCCAGCTTCTCCCAGGCCTGAATCCTGGTAGGAGGAGCAAACAACTTGACCAGAGCTAGAGGTTCATCGGCTCCTTTGCGCAATTCCACCAGCACAATATCCGCTACCGCTTTGGCCAGTTCATTCACCGGCTGTTCCGGATCCAGCCCCAGTACCTGAGCCAGAGCTTTCAATTTATCAGGATCGCCAATGGTGAAGGGAGTTTTCCCTTCCGCAGTGGCTTTCAGAGTTTTACACAATTCTTCCAGGTGATGGGTATAGGCTGACACTCCGTGCACTGTTAAACGGGCCAGATTTCGGGCAACAATAGTATCAGCAGTAGCTCCGCAGATCCCGTAAGGAGCTTTGGGAGTAATCCGACAGGGACCATGACTGCACAGCTGGCAGCAGATTCCCTTTTTCCCGAAATCGCACTGAGGCTGTTGAGCCTGATAACGATCAAATACACTGGGTAAACCCAGCTGGCTCATCCTTTCCTGCAGCTGGTTCACTGATTCGTGGGCTGAATAACAGCTATCCGCTGCAGCACAGCTGGCACAACCATGACTTTCCTTATGATTTTGTTTATTGCCACCCAGCAAAAAATCGAAAATACCCATGACCAGGCCTCCTTTAGTTTTGTTCAGGGCTAATTATACCGGAGGCAGACAGCAGGTTACTGTAAGCAAAAACAAAAAAGAGTGTGAGATTGCTCACACTCTACAACCAGCGTTCCAGTTCCTTTTGTTTGAGAATGGTGATTTTTTTGCCTTCCAGTTTAATGATTCCACTGCGGGCCAGGTCCTGCAAAATCCGGGTTGCCGTCTCCCGGGAAGTGCCAGCATAATTGGCCAGTTCCTGACGGTCCAGGTAGAGGTTAATGACTGTGCTTTCCTTGCAAACTGCACACTCACTGCCGAAACTTTCGGCGAGCCTTAGTAAGGTAGAAGCAACCCGACCGTAGGTGTCTTTCTGAACCAGTTCCACCAGCCGTTGCTGGGCTTCCCTGAGTTTTTTGGCCATGTCCTTCAGCAACTGCACCGTCAGGGAGGGATGATGTTCCAGCCACTGGTAAAGATCAGCATTACGGATAATGCCAATCTGGCTTTCCTCAATCGTTTCCGCCGAAGCTGGATAAGGCCCGCCATCAAAAAGGGTAACTTCGGCGAAAATATCACCGGGCTGACGGAAATGCAAAATCTGTTCCTTGCCATCACTGGCCATTTTGTAGATTTTTACTTTCCCCTGCTGGACAAAATGCAAACCCTCTCCGGGCTCCCCTTCCAGAAAAATCAGCATGTCTTTTTTATAATTCCTCACCCTCACCAGTTTGGCTAGTTCGTTCAGGGCCTCTTCCGGCAAACCGGCAAAAAGCGGCAGACGGCGCAAATGTTTACCTGTCAGCTCCACTCAACTCCCCCCTTTTTAACGGATCAATTCCACAAAAACATCTACCAGTTGCGGGTCAAACTGGGTACCCCGGCAATCCAGCAAAATATTAATCGCCTTTTCCTTTGACATCCGGCTGCGATAAGGCCGGTCACTGGTCATGGCATCATAGGTATCAGCTATGGCCATAATCCTGGCCTCAATGGGAATTTCCTCTCCTTTCAGCCCATCAGGATAACCTCGCCCGTCATAACGCTCATGGTGATGGCGGACCAGTTCGGCATGTTCAGCAAATACCCTGGTAGAGGCAATGATTTCGGCACCAATTACCGGGTGTTTTTTCATTTCTTCAAATTCTTCCGTGGTCAGGGAATCCTTTTTGTTCAGAATTTGCTCGGGAATACCGATTTTGCCGATGTCATGGAAAAGGGCGGCTTCTTCCAGCAAATCCAGACGCTCCTGAGGCAAATTAACAGCTCTCCCCAGTAAAAGGGCATAGTCAGTCACCCGCATGCAATGCCCGGCAGTATAATGATCCTTGGCATCCAGGGCACTCATCAGAGCTTTAATGGTACCTACATGGATGGCCTCCTGGGCCGCCATGGTCTCATCCAGACGACTGGTCAGGCGCCGAATGGCCACATTTTGTTCCTCAATGGTTTTAGCTGCCCGCTTAACAATCTGGTACAGAGATAAATATAAGACCAGAAAGCTGATGCCAATGAAGAAACGACCGAATTTTTGCCCATTGGCAATATACTCGTAGATATTATCCGCTTCCCGATAAACCTCAAATACGCCCAGCGTCTGACCAGAAGCTTTATCGCGGATGGGAACATAAACCTCTATATAGCGCCTGGATGGATCCAGCTCATCTATCTGGTTTTCCGGTTTCTGCATATCAGCTATTTCCGCAACTATCTTTCCTGCCAGCGCTTCTTTCAGATCACTTTCCTTCGGGAAACTCTGACCGATCAAGTCCCCTTTATTGGAATAAATAATTTGCCCCTGGGTATTCCAGATTTTTACCAGTTTCATTTCCGGTTCATTAGTAATATTTTCCCTGATCACAGTATCGATAGCATCCAGACGAGGGCCGCTCATAGGCTGGCTGAAATCCTCCGGCCGCAAGGAATAGGAAACAATGATATTGACCAGATCAGCTGTCCGTTCTGCCGACACATTCAGTACCTGTTTTTCGAAAAAAACGGAAAAGGTAAGAGCCAGCACCACTCCCAGCAAACTGATGACAATAAAACTGGAGATACTGAATTGCTTAACTAGAGACATCTTTCTTTTCATCCGGTTTCCCTCTCTCTGCTCCATTATCCCTCAAGATAGAGGTCGCGATAATGACAGGCATCTTCCGCCTGGGTCCCCGCTGATTCGCAGATAATCACCGGAGTTGCTTTCCATGCCTTCAATCCCGGAACCAGCCAGCGAAAATCCGGAGGAATTCCATCCGCTACAGTAGCATGCCGTTTTTCTCCACCGGTTGTGTACTCCACCGGACTGAAATGTACATGCAACTTGCTCAGCACATCCGGGCCCAGACCAGCTGCCAGGTCCTCCAGTACCCGATTCATGCCCGCTTCCGTCTCCAGCTCTCCCTGCAAGAGGGCATTGAGGTGACCAAAATCCACACAGGGCAATAGCATGGGGCTGAACTGGCAAAATTCAATCACTTCCGCCAGAGTGCCCACCTGGTTTTTCTTGCCCATGGTTTCCGGGCAAAGATAAACATCCGTCCAGCCCCGGTCTTCCAGTATGGCGATAACCTCTTGTAGCCTCTCTTTTACCAGTTGTACCGCCGTTTCCCGCTCCATCCGGGCCGCTCCGCCGGGATGAAATACCACCCGTTGTGCTCCCAGCCAGCGGGCTGCTTCTACTGACTTGAGCAGGTGTTCCCGGGAACTGGCCTGAATTTGCGGATCCGGTGAGGCAAAATTAATGTAATAGGGAGCATGAACACTAAGGAGAACATCATGCTTAACCGCTTCTTCCCCCAGCTGCCTGGCCATCTTTTCCGAAATCCGTACCCCGCGGCTGAGCTGATACTCATAGGCATTCAGACCCAGACTGGCCAGATAGGCAGGCATCTGCAGCGAAGACCTGTAACCGGCAGCATAAAAGGAATCAGGGTTGCCTGCCGCACCAAATCGGATTTTCAACTAACATCGCTCCTTAAATTCCAGCAATATCAATAATGATAATGTATTTCGACAGAAAGGAATAAAATCCTTTTATTTTTATCTGCCTAAAATTTCTTTTACACTTTTTTCAACTGCCGCTCTCTCCACCAGCCAGTAACTGGCTCCACCGATATAAGCCGGCCGGCCCGGCAGAGTAGCCGTTTTGACCTGGTAACCCTCGATAGTCAAAAAAGCCTCAGCCAGCTGGCTTTTTTCCTGCCAGGATAGATTGCTGGTCACCGCCTGATTGATTTTCAGCCAGACCTGAGGCAGCCGCCCCAGGTTTTGCGGCTTTCTGGCTTCCTGCCAGATAGCCTGGAGCAGTTTTTGCTGTCGCCGGGTGCGGCCGATGTCTGCCTGGGGGTCATGGCGAAAACGGGCATAGCCCGCAGCCTGCTGACCATTGAGTCTGTGCCAGCCTTTTTTGAGATTGATTTCCCCCAGGTCATCCCGCCAGTACATATCTTTTTCCACATAGATAGTTACCCCTCCCAGGGCATCTACTACCTGAGCCAATCCTGCTATATCAGTGATAATATAGCGTTCAATAGCAGTACCCAGCAGGTGATTAACTGCCAGCAACAACCCATCGATTTTCCATTTGAAATAGACCCGGTTAATTCTCCCCATCACACCATCAGGCTGCAATACCCGGGTATCGCGGGGAATGGAAAGAGCGCCAATCTGCTTTTTCTCGGAATCCACCCGCACGGCGATAATGGAGTCACTGCGAGGGGTAGGATCGTGAGGGCGCTTGTCCAGTCCTACCAGAAGCACGGTAAAACCCGGTAGCTGGGGTTTACGTACTGCCTGACCGCTAATGGGAGGAGAAATTTTCCCTTCCCGGTACCACCAGATTCCTGCCCCAAAAAGGATGAAAATCAGCAATATCCCCAGCGTACGCCGCATTTCAGGCTACCTCCCTTCTCTGGCCATAGAGCCAGCGCAAGATGATGCCTCCTGCCAGGAGGGCAGTAAAAGAGTAATAGAGATTGATGCCTGACAGGCCGATAGCCAGTAAACCCAGACTGCAAGTTCCGCCATAGAGGACCAGTACCGCCTGCCGCTGGCTTAAACCCCAATCCAGCAGACGGTGATGCAAATGCCCCCGATCGGGGACAAAAACGCCCTGCCCGTTGGCCCGCCGCCGGATAATCGCCAGCAGGACATCACTGATGGGCAAGGCCAGGATAAGCACCGGCACCAGAATGCGTACCAGGGAGAGGGCACCAGCCATTCCTTCCAGAGTTATGGCCGCCAGGGTAAATCCTAGCAACATACTGCCTGTATCCCCGAGAAAAATGCGGGCTGGATGGAAGTTATAAAAGAGAAAGCCCAGTACCGCCCCGGCCAGCACCAGGGCCAGCCGGGCCGCCCGCCATTCCCCGGCCCCGGCAAAAAGCAAGGCCAGAAAAAGGCTGGCAAAAAGGGTAATCCCGCCTGCCAGTCCATCTAAACCATCAGTCAGGTTAATAGTATTGATCAGACCGACGACCCAGAGGATAGAAAATACCGCTCCCAGGCCATCAATATAGAACAGGCCACCAAAAGGATTCACAGCCCACTGACTGTAAAAACCATAGCCCACCAGAATCAGGGCCGCAGCCAGCTGGCCCAGCAGTTTATGCCAGGCTTTCATCCCCCGCCAGTCATCGATTATGCCCAGTAATACCAGCCACAAACTGCTTAAAATCAGCCCTGCCAGCCGGGAATCCAGCCCTACCGCCAGGGGCCAGCCAATAAACAGGCCCAGAGCTATTCCCAGTCCCCCCAGGCGGGGTATAGGCCGGGCATGAATATGACGTCCTCCCGGTTGGGCCACCGCCCCCATTTTTTCGGCTAATTCCATAACCAGGGGCATTGATGCCCAGGTCAAAGCCAGTGCCAGGAAAAAAGGCATAATAACCACCTCCACAGTAATAACTTGCCCCGGCTAACAGGATTTTTTGCATTTTCAGCGAAAACTATAGGGGAGGAGGGGATAAAATGCTAATTGCAGAGATCATGACACCCCAGCCGGTCAGCATCAGTGCTGATGCCCAGGTGGGACAGGCCCTGGAATTGATGCGCACTCACAGTGTTCGCCATTTGCCGGTAATCACCAGGGAGGGCAAACTGGTAGGTCTGCTCAGTGAAACCGATATCCTGCGCCTTTTTCCGCGCAAGGAATTGAATAAGTATGAAGCCAACTTGCTGAGCCGGACCCCGGTCCGACAAATCATGAAAACCGATCCCCATTTTATTGAACCAACCGCCACGGTTGAAGCAGCAGCCCATCTCTTTGCCAGCTGCCATCTGGATTGCCTGCCTGTGGTGGAAAACCAGCGCCTGGTAGGTATTATCACCGAAACCGATGTTTTTCGCATTTTTGCCACCGCCTTCGGTTTTGCCGAACCCGGTACCCGGGTAACTATTGCCATCAGTCCCCGCAAAGGATTTCTGGCCAGTCTGGTTACCGCCCTTGACCGGTACAATCTCCGGGTGGAAAAACTGGTGGTCTTGCCCGATGAAATTGTTCTCAAACTGGCTCAGGAGGATAAAGAGCTGGTAAAACGAGCCCTCAGCGAAGCCGGTTTTCAGGTCATCCATCTTACCAGTGATCCGCTGGCCTGTCCCTGGACTTAAAAAACCCCCTGGCCTTACCTGCCGGTAAGGTCAGGGGGTTTGATTTAGAAGTAGCGCCAGGTTATATAGATATGGCTTATAACAATCGAGAGCAACATCAAGGGGAAGGCTACCAGCATAAAGCGCAGGAAGCCGATGGGTTTACCCTGACTCTCAGCCATTCCCGCTACAATCACGTTGGCTGAAGCACCTACCAGTGTTCCATTGCCGCCCAGGCAGGCTCCCAGAGCCAGAGACCACCAGAGGGGCTCCAGATTGGCAATCCCGCCGGTCAGGCCTACCTCCTTGATCAAGGGAATCATAGTAGCTACAAAGGGAATATTATCCACAAATGCCGAAGCTATGGCCGCCACCCAGAGAATCAATCCTGCCGCCAGCTCCGTATCCCCGCTGGTGACAGTCAAAGTCCACTGGGCCAGCCGGCTGATTACTCCCGTTTCCACCAGACCCCCTACCAGGGCGAACAGGCCTACAAAGAAGAAAATGGTTCCCCATTCCACTGTATGAAAAGCTTCCTCCAGATCAATCCGGGAGAGCAACAGCAAGAGTACCGCTCCCCCCATGGCAATGGTGGCTGATTCAATATGAAAAACCTGGTGCAGGAAAAAGCCCAGAATGGTCAAGGCCAGTACTCCCAAAGATTGATAAAGCAATGGTCCCTTTTTCAGTTCTCGCGCCGGATCCAGTTGTAACAGCCGTTGCCTGGTCTCCTCATCGATAACCAGCTGCCGCCGGTAAATCAAAACCAGAATCGGCAGGGTGACTGCCATAACAATAATCGCCACCGGGCCAAGGTGCAGCATGAAATCAAGGAAACTCAGCTCCTTGACGGCACTACCAATCATAATGTTGGGTGGGTCCCCGATGAGAGTCGCCGTTCCACCTACGTTAGAAGCGATGATCTCGCTGATGAGAAAGGGTATAGGGCTGATCCCCATTTCCCGGCAGAGAGTAAAGGTAACAGGTGCTACCAGCAAAACCGTGGTGACATTATCCAGAAAAGCGGAAGCCCCTGCAGTTAAAAGACTCAGGTAAACCAGCAAAGCTAACGGCCGCCCCTTTGCCAGCCGCACAGATGTCAGGGCCAGATACTCAAAAACTCCGGTTTTGCGAATAATCCCCACAATGATCATCATCCCGATCAATAAGCCAAGGGTATTAAAATCCACATGATGTAACCCCTGCTCCTGGGTCTCTAAACCCAGCAAAATCATAGCCAGGCCACCGGCCAGGGCTACAGCTGTTCGTGGCAGTTTTTCCGCCACAATCAGAGCATACGTGAGAAGAAAAATTCCCGTCGCCAGTTCCATTTTCCCTATCATTTCCTGCCTCCTTTCTTTTTTACCCTTCTATTATAAATTAAAAATTCATATATTGAAAATAGTGACTCCATACTGATGAAGGAGAGGTGGGTGGAAAATGAGCATCTTCAGATGGGTACTGGTTATGCTTATTTCCTTGCTCCTGGCAGGTTGCAGTCTCAGCAAAGAAGCCAAACCCCCTATCACTGAAAAAAAATTAACCCCGGTCCGTTTGACCGAAGCTGTGCGCAGTGTCTATTATGCTCCCCAGTATGTAGCCTTCAGCCAGGGCTTTTTTCAGGCCGAACACCTGGAAGTTCAGCTTCAAACTGCCTGGGGCGGGGATAAATCTCTAGCTTCCCTGATCAAGCAGGAAACTGATTTTATCCTGGCCGGGCCTGACCTGGTCCTTCAGGCTCGCCGCCAGCACCCTCCCCTTCGGGAATTGCCCCTGGTTTTCGCCCAGTTAACCCGCCGGGATGGTTCCTTTTTAATTGGCCGCCAGCCTGAACCTGATTTCACCTGGAACAATCTCAAAGGCAAAATGGTTATCACCAGCCGCCGGGGAAGCATGCCGGAAATGGCTCTGAACTGGCTATTGCAGCAACAGGGCCTCAAACCTTACCGGGATGTAACATTAGTCCAGAATATCCCGGCAGAATGGGTAGCCGGAGCCTTCATCAGCGGCAGTGGCCATTATCTACAGGCTTTTGAGCCCCTGGCCTTTACTCTGGAAAAACAGGGACAGGGAAAGGTACTGGCCTCTCTGGGCCAGGCTGAGCCAGAATTGCCTTTTGCGGTTTACCTGAGCTTGCCCTCCACTCTGGAATTAAAAAAGACCTCCACCCTGGCCTTCCTGCGGGCCCTGGCCCGGGCCCAGCGCTGGGTGGCAGAACATACCCCGACCGATACGGCCGCTGCCATCAAGCCCTTCTTCCCCGAATACAGCCAGGCAGAACTGGAGCAAATGCTTACCCGCTATTATCAGGCCGGAGTCTGGGCCGAAAGTCCTCTCCCTGCCGCGACTGCTTTTAATAATCTCCAGGAAATGATGGTCAGTACCGGCCAGCTGGCTGCTCCTCTGCCAGAAAAGGAGTTGGTCAATCCAGAGCCGGCCCGCTCAGCCCTGTCCCATTAAAAACATTTGTCCTTGAGCAAATAATATCTCCCCTGTTTGTCAATTCTGCCGCTTTCCTTCAGTTCTTTTAAGGCCTGGACCACAATTACCCGGGAAACTCCCAGCATATCGGCCAGGTCCTGCTGGGTCAGCTGAACCTGGATCACCGTCCCCTGGGGAGTGGAACGACCATGCTCCCGGGCCAGCCGGACCAGTAACTTGCTCAGGCGTACCGGCACGGTATCGGTCAATAACTCCCCCTTGCTTTCCAGAGCCTGATAAAACTTGCTCCCCAGATAGCTAATTAACTGCATGGTCAGGCGGGGCTGAGCCAGCACCGCCTTTTCCAGCTGCTGTCTGCTGATGGTACAGCAGCGGGTGTTCTCCAGAGCGATCGCAGTTACCGGCCAGTTTTGCACTGAAAACAGGTTTTCTTCCCCCAGTACATCCCCTTTGCCAGCAATATCAACAATCACTTCCCTGCCTTCTTCTGTAAACTGGATCAGTTTGACAGAACCCTCTTTGAGC
Protein-coding regions in this window:
- the cooS gene encoding anaerobic carbon-monoxide dehydrogenase catalytic subunit, which codes for MGIFDFLLGGNKQNHKESHGCASCAAADSCYSAHESVNQLQERMSQLGLPSVFDRYQAQQPQCDFGKKGICCQLCSHGPCRITPKAPYGICGATADTIVARNLARLTVHGVSAYTHHLEELCKTLKATAEGKTPFTIGDPDKLKALAQVLGLDPEQPVNELAKAVADIVLVELRKGADEPLALVKLFAPPTRIQAWEKLGIVPGGPLSEVRDALTKTMSNITSDPVDLLLTTLRLGIAAGYMGLVATITLQDILLGSPKLVKSAADLGILDPDTVNIVAHGHVPLMATAVIEAVNDPELIKLAEAAGAKGIKVYGSMCTGQELMQRNAHNRSGYAGQLGNWITQEFMIATGAVDLVMMDMNCSIPALKYVADRFHTKLISVSHILRMAGVETNIDYKPEKVAEQAREIVKMAIAAYKNRGKDVVIPVNQKPVVAGFGLESIASALGGSLNPLLDAIKSGAIKGVVAVVGCTNNRNGHDSMGIALTKELIKRDILVINSGCMSSATENAGLMDPAAAELAGSGLKAVCQSLGIPPALNFGSCVDIGRIGVVVTELANALGVDPSQLPVAASAPEYLEQKAVADGAFAVAFGLLTHLAPAPPVLGSELVTRILTKDVEDLTGGRFLVELDPVKAADAIEAHILKKRQALGI
- a CDS encoding Crp/Fnr family transcriptional regulator, with product MELTGKHLRRLPLFAGLPEEALNELAKLVRVRNYKKDMLIFLEGEPGEGLHFVQQGKVKIYKMASDGKEQILHFRQPGDIFAEVTLFDGGPYPASAETIEESQIGIIRNADLYQWLEHHPSLTVQLLKDMAKKLREAQQRLVELVQKDTYGRVASTLLRLAESFGSECAVCKESTVINLYLDRQELANYAGTSRETATRILQDLARSGIIKLEGKKITILKQKELERWL
- a CDS encoding HD-GYP domain-containing protein, with translation MKRKMSLVKQFSISSFIVISLLGVVLALTFSVFFEKQVLNVSAERTADLVNIIVSYSLRPEDFSQPMSGPRLDAIDTVIRENITNEPEMKLVKIWNTQGQIIYSNKGDLIGQSFPKESDLKEALAGKIVAEIADMQKPENQIDELDPSRRYIEVYVPIRDKASGQTLGVFEVYREADNIYEYIANGQKFGRFFIGISFLVLYLSLYQIVKRAAKTIEEQNVAIRRLTSRLDETMAAQEAIHVGTIKALMSALDAKDHYTAGHCMRVTDYALLLGRAVNLPQERLDLLEEAALFHDIGKIGIPEQILNKKDSLTTEEFEEMKKHPVIGAEIIASTRVFAEHAELVRHHHERYDGRGYPDGLKGEEIPIEARIMAIADTYDAMTSDRPYRSRMSKEKAINILLDCRGTQFDPQLVDVFVELIR
- a CDS encoding TIM barrel protein translates to MKIRFGAAGNPDSFYAAGYRSSLQMPAYLASLGLNAYEYQLSRGVRISEKMARQLGEEAVKHDVLLSVHAPYYINFASPDPQIQASSREHLLKSVEAARWLGAQRVVFHPGGAARMERETAVQLVKERLQEVIAILEDRGWTDVYLCPETMGKKNQVGTLAEVIEFCQFSPMLLPCVDFGHLNALLQGELETEAGMNRVLEDLAAGLGPDVLSKLHVHFSPVEYTTGGEKRHATVADGIPPDFRWLVPGLKAWKATPVIICESAGTQAEDACHYRDLYLEG
- a CDS encoding LCP family protein gives rise to the protein MRRTLGILLIFILFGAGIWWYREGKISPPISGQAVRKPQLPGFTVLLVGLDKRPHDPTPRSDSIIAVRVDSEKKQIGALSIPRDTRVLQPDGVMGRINRVYFKWKIDGLLLAVNHLLGTAIERYIITDIAGLAQVVDALGGVTIYVEKDMYWRDDLGEINLKKGWHRLNGQQAAGYARFRHDPQADIGRTRRQQKLLQAIWQEARKPQNLGRLPQVWLKINQAVTSNLSWQEKSQLAEAFLTIEGYQVKTATLPGRPAYIGGASYWLVERAAVEKSVKEILGR
- a CDS encoding glycosyltransferase family 4 protein, with amino-acid sequence MPFFLALALTWASMPLVMELAEKMGAVAQPGGRHIHARPIPRLGGLGIALGLFIGWPLAVGLDSRLAGLILSSLWLVLLGIIDDWRGMKAWHKLLGQLAAALILVGYGFYSQWAVNPFGGLFYIDGLGAVFSILWVVGLINTINLTDGLDGLAGGITLFASLFLALLFAGAGEWRAARLALVLAGAVLGFLFYNFHPARIFLGDTGSMLLGFTLAAITLEGMAGALSLVRILVPVLILALPISDVLLAIIRRRANGQGVFVPDRGHLHHRLLDWGLSQRQAVLVLYGGTCSLGLLAIGLSGINLYYSFTALLAGGIILRWLYGQRREVA
- a CDS encoding CBS domain-containing protein; amino-acid sequence: MLIAEIMTPQPVSISADAQVGQALELMRTHSVRHLPVITREGKLVGLLSETDILRLFPRKELNKYEANLLSRTPVRQIMKTDPHFIEPTATVEAAAHLFASCHLDCLPVVENQRLVGIITETDVFRIFATAFGFAEPGTRVTIAISPRKGFLASLVTALDRYNLRVEKLVVLPDEIVLKLAQEDKELVKRALSEAGFQVIHLTSDPLACPWT
- a CDS encoding ArsB/NhaD family transporter; amino-acid sequence: MIGKMELATGIFLLTYALIVAEKLPRTAVALAGGLAMILLGLETQEQGLHHVDFNTLGLLIGMMIIVGIIRKTGVFEYLALTSVRLAKGRPLALLVYLSLLTAGASAFLDNVTTVLLVAPVTFTLCREMGISPIPFLISEIIASNVGGTATLIGDPPNIMIGSAVKELSFLDFMLHLGPVAIIVMAVTLPILVLIYRRQLVIDEETRQRLLQLDPARELKKGPLLYQSLGVLALTILGFFLHQVFHIESATIAMGGAVLLLLLSRIDLEEAFHTVEWGTIFFFVGLFALVGGLVETGVISRLAQWTLTVTSGDTELAAGLILWVAAIASAFVDNIPFVATMIPLIKEVGLTGGIANLEPLWWSLALGACLGGNGTLVGASANVIVAGMAESQGKPIGFLRFMLVAFPLMLLSIVISHIYITWRYF
- a CDS encoding ABC transporter substrate-binding protein, whose product is MSIFRWVLVMLISLLLAGCSLSKEAKPPITEKKLTPVRLTEAVRSVYYAPQYVAFSQGFFQAEHLEVQLQTAWGGDKSLASLIKQETDFILAGPDLVLQARRQHPPLRELPLVFAQLTRRDGSFLIGRQPEPDFTWNNLKGKMVITSRRGSMPEMALNWLLQQQGLKPYRDVTLVQNIPAEWVAGAFISGSGHYLQAFEPLAFTLEKQGQGKVLASLGQAEPELPFAVYLSLPSTLELKKTSTLAFLRALARAQRWVAEHTPTDTAAAIKPFFPEYSQAELEQMLTRYYQAGVWAESPLPAATAFNNLQEMMVSTGQLAAPLPEKELVNPEPARSALSH
- a CDS encoding Crp/Fnr family transcriptional regulator gives rise to the protein MLREECAFCLRDIPLFAGVQEDLFQHICQNTGKRHLEKGEELFRQGEPAETVFLLKEGSVKLIQFTEEGREVIVDIAGKGDVLGEENLFSVQNWPVTAIALENTRCCTISRQQLEKAVLAQPRLTMQLISYLGSKFYQALESKGELLTDTVPVRLSKLLVRLAREHGRSTPQGTVIQVQLTQQDLADMLGVSRVIVVQALKELKESGRIDKQGRYYLLKDKCF